The sequence TGAGCAAGAAGGATCTTTTGCTGATACTGGAGGGTGTAGAAGTTAGATTCCGTAAGCGTTATGAAAGATCTGTCAGACCTAAGAAAAGCTGATAATAAATTCATCAGAATTAATCACAAATGCTTGTGTTTGAAGGTTCATGGTAGTACCTTTGCACTCATTGAAACCTGAGATCATATATAATTTATCTGAAGCACTGGAACAAGTGAATGCACTGCAATTGCAGAAGGCAGATCTCTCCAATGCACTTACTCAGGAAAGACATGTATTCAGCCGCATTATTCAGGAACTCACAACAGAAAATGCTGCACTAAAGGAAGATAAAGAGCAACTGAAACGTTGGTTGTCCAATGAGCAGGAACGGGGAATCGATAAGGAGAGATTGATTGCTTCCCTGGAAAAAACTGTTGCTGAATTACAGGCCGCTCTTGCCAGTAAGACGGACGAAGCAATGCGTAAAGACTGGCAATTGAGAGAGCTGCAGGAGATGTTATTTGGGCAACGCAGTGAAAAATTTATTCCGGATCAGTCAGCTACGCAAGCTGCTATTCAGCAGACCCTTGGGGATGAATTTGATAAAAAAGAAATCGAAGCGATCATTGAACAAGCTGTAGTATCTTCTGCTACTGATACTTCAATAGTTACCAGCTCCAAAACCAGTCGGAGGAGAAAGCATCATAAAGCACATAATGGGCGAAGACCTGTCGCTGCTCATCTGGAAACAGAGACCATTGTTTATGATATTGCCGCAGACAAAACAGGCATGAAACCCATTGGGAAAAAGGTATCAGTTTATTACGATATTATTCCCGGAAAACTCATCCGTAAAGAAGAACACCACCTTCAATATAAATCAACAGATGGAAAGATACACTGTACTCCTGTCCAACCCAGGATGATAGAACGGGGGATTGTCAGTAACAGGTTACTGGCACATCTTCACAGTGAACGCTTTGTTTACTACATGCCATATTATCGGCAACAACAGCGGTTTGAGCGGCTGACAGGTGTTTGTTTTGCGGCATCGACGATCGACCACTGGGAGGAAGTTTGTTATAAGAAGCTGAAGCGTCTGCTAAAGCTCCTGAAGAAAACAATACAGACTGCCAGTTATATCAAGGCTGACGAGACCAGTTTAAAATATCTTCACGATGAAGGGCAGGGTAAAGCCGCCAATGGTTGGATGTGGGTCTTCCATGCACCTGAACACAAACTTGTACTTTTTGAATTTCATCCAGGCAGAGCTCATGATGTACCTAAGGAAATCCTGAAAGATTTTGCAGGTACATTACAAACTGACGCACTATCCTCTTACACGACTGCTTTTAAGCAAAATGATAAAGTCACGTTGATGAGCTGCCTTGCGCATATCCGCAGAGGATTTAAAAAGGCGCAGAGACAAAATAAAGCACTGGCAGACCAGGTATTGGTATACTTTAATATCATATACCGCATAGAAGCCTATGCTAAACGTAAACAATTTATCTCTGACCAACGGCTTGCCTTAAGACAGAAATACAGTAAACCCTTCTTTGATAAAATACGCAGTTGGTTGGATGAACAAAAAGATGAACATGTACCTGATAGCCTGCTGGCTAAAGCAATTAACTATGCGAATAATCAGTGGGATAAGCTGAATATCCTTTTTTCAGATGGGAAAATAGACGTTGACAATAACTCAACCGAGAATGCTATACGTCCGATCACTTTATTCAGAAAGAACTCCCTTTTTGCAAGTAATGAACATGGCGGGGAAAGAGCTGCATTGTTTTATTCCCTCGTGGAATCCTGCAAGATGAATGGGATTGATCCATTCGAATACTTAACTGATGTGTATAATCGACTCCACGATTGCACAGCTGCTGAACTGATACACTTGTTGCCTTCAAACTGGAAACCAATCAAAGAAAGATAGGCTCCTGTTCGATTAATCCGAAAAATCAAAGAACTTATTGATGCAAATTTAATATCTGTCGTTTGAATCCGGAAGATGCTCCGCATCGAGGTCATATGTATGAGCTGGGCGAATAAGCGAAAAAGAAGTTCCTGATATTAAGTAAATTTAATTACGACATTAACTCACTTAAAAAATCAGGAACCATGCCTAAAGTTAAGCAACTCAACTTTGAAGGACAAACAATCTTTTGCGGAATCGATGTCCACAAAAAGACCTGGAGGGTCAATATCAGAAATGATGAATTTGAACTGGAAGATTACAGCCAGGAAGCTTCAGTAGAACAACTAGTGAATCACTTACAGAAAAAATATCCTGGCGCCAGTTACCAGGTAGCCTATGAAGCTGGTTTTTGTGGCTTTAGTATACATCGTTTTTTGTCAAAATTAGGGGTAAATTGTATTGTTGCTAATCCGGCAGATGTGCCTAGTACAGATAAAGAGAAAAGGCGTAAAAATGATAAGATTGATGCACGCAAAATAAGTCGTCATTTATCTAAGACAGAATTACCTCCTATTTACGTGCCCGACCTGGAAGCCGAACATGCGCGTACATTGGTGCGGCAGCGTGGCCGATTAGTTCAAGATCAGACGAGGTGCAAAAACAGGATATGGCACCTTCTCATGTTCAGTGGCTTAAAATTGGATGTAGATAAGCCACAACAATACTGGAGTCGCAAATTCATAGCTACACTTCAATCTTTATCTTGTCAGACGGAATCACTTAAGATGGCTCTAAATATAGCCTTGGAGGAATATTTACTAGTCCGGAAATTATTGAGTGTAGCTACCAAACAAATACGAACATTATCTATACACCCTAATTATACTGCGGTACAAAAATTGTTGCAAAGTATACCTGGAATAGGTATTGTGAATGCGATGATAATTATGGCTGAATTACAGGATATGAATCGATTTAAGACGCTTGATAAATTGTGTTCTTATGTCGGGATTGTACCTGACACAGGAAGTTCCGGTGAGAATGATGTAATAAAAGGAATCACGCAACGAGGGAATCACTATCTACGGCCAGCAATTGTAGAAAGTAGTTGGGTAATAATAAGAAAAGATCCTGCCATGTTGATGTTATACAAGAAATATTGCTCTACAATGATACCTAATAAGGCAATCATCAAGATCGCCAGACATTTGCTAAGTCGAATAAGACATGTGTGGAGGAACCAGGTAGAGTATGAAATAGGCATAGTTGGCTAATGCGTGCGTTTTGAAGGCATGGAGCATCAAGAAAAGATAAAGGCAGCCCATATGGGGAGCCTTTACCAATTATCGGATTTTTCCGTCAGCATCAGGCTATCCCTTGCTGGGTTGCTCGCCAGCATTGCCCAGCTCCGTTTGATCTGATTTAACAAAATTAATAATTTAAGCAGATACACTCTTCAAAGTTATTGAGGCATCCACCGTTGAGTAAGCATTGCAGCACTTCGTAATATATTCGAAATGACTGCTTATCGAGAATACAGATGCCTTTATTAAAGAAGTTAATAAGACCTTGCAGCTCTTTGTTTTTGCTCATAAAGCTGAGTTCTAAATAAAGAAGACTGTTTATTGAAGTGTACTTGAATTGATGTATGCTTAATAAAAATAGAATCGTTATGTAGAAATGTAACACATACTATAGTATCAGGAATACTCGTTGTATATTTATGCAGCGAAAAACTCATCATTGAAATGCTTACTTCTTTTGTCTGTTAATATTTTTTCTATACTTTGCC is a genomic window of Chitinophaga sp. LS1 containing:
- the tnpC gene encoding IS66 family transposase, which gives rise to MKPEIIYNLSEALEQVNALQLQKADLSNALTQERHVFSRIIQELTTENAALKEDKEQLKRWLSNEQERGIDKERLIASLEKTVAELQAALASKTDEAMRKDWQLRELQEMLFGQRSEKFIPDQSATQAAIQQTLGDEFDKKEIEAIIEQAVVSSATDTSIVTSSKTSRRRKHHKAHNGRRPVAAHLETETIVYDIAADKTGMKPIGKKVSVYYDIIPGKLIRKEEHHLQYKSTDGKIHCTPVQPRMIERGIVSNRLLAHLHSERFVYYMPYYRQQQRFERLTGVCFAASTIDHWEEVCYKKLKRLLKLLKKTIQTASYIKADETSLKYLHDEGQGKAANGWMWVFHAPEHKLVLFEFHPGRAHDVPKEILKDFAGTLQTDALSSYTTAFKQNDKVTLMSCLAHIRRGFKKAQRQNKALADQVLVYFNIIYRIEAYAKRKQFISDQRLALRQKYSKPFFDKIRSWLDEQKDEHVPDSLLAKAINYANNQWDKLNILFSDGKIDVDNNSTENAIRPITLFRKNSLFASNEHGGERAALFYSLVESCKMNGIDPFEYLTDVYNRLHDCTAAELIHLLPSNWKPIKER
- a CDS encoding IS110 family transposase produces the protein MPKVKQLNFEGQTIFCGIDVHKKTWRVNIRNDEFELEDYSQEASVEQLVNHLQKKYPGASYQVAYEAGFCGFSIHRFLSKLGVNCIVANPADVPSTDKEKRRKNDKIDARKISRHLSKTELPPIYVPDLEAEHARTLVRQRGRLVQDQTRCKNRIWHLLMFSGLKLDVDKPQQYWSRKFIATLQSLSCQTESLKMALNIALEEYLLVRKLLSVATKQIRTLSIHPNYTAVQKLLQSIPGIGIVNAMIIMAELQDMNRFKTLDKLCSYVGIVPDTGSSGENDVIKGITQRGNHYLRPAIVESSWVIIRKDPAMLMLYKKYCSTMIPNKAIIKIARHLLSRIRHVWRNQVEYEIGIVG